Genomic DNA from Cucurbita pepo subsp. pepo cultivar mu-cu-16 chromosome LG13, ASM280686v2, whole genome shotgun sequence:
tgtttttgtttcagtAGGGTTTGATTTTTAGGTTATTTTCTTAAGGGAGTTTCTGAAATGAACTGCATATTATTGGGATTGTTCAACGATGCTTTAAATTGCTTGAGACAGAGTGATAATGGATGAAAAATGTCCCCTGTTTTTTTGTAGCTCACTTTTCTGGGCTGTCTGGATCATACCCAAAACTTGTACAGAGTTTTCTTATTATATCCTTGTTAATCAAAGAACTTAGCAATCTGAGCTTAAAATTATGGGCAGATTCTTAACAAGAAGGGGTCTAGATTCTAGATTCCtgaaacaattttatattcaacATATCACTTATCAGTCTTTTTGGGTAGCTTAGGAAACACTATACTGATTTTTTATCAGTGTTAACATGTTCTTGTAGCTGTGTTTGTTTCCTTTCGAAGCAACAAGTACGAGAATTGAAAAACATTTTTGATGTCGttatataaaatgtttttttttacgaaGTTCTTGGATTTACAATTTGGATATCATTGTGGGTCAACCCTTTTCTTTAGTGTATGACAGCAGCATGTGCctctttgtttgtttaaatCCAATGATTCTAAAGCATTCCTAAATGAATTTTCATATTTGCAGGTGCCTTGTGCAACCAAAGCTGTCAAGGCAAGGAAGAGTTCCCCTGCTAGAACTCGCATTGCTAACTTGCCGGCGGCGGCTCATACAGCTACATTGATTGATGTCAAAACGACGAATTCAATTGTCCCTAGCAATGTTCCAGCAATCTCAAGAACTGATGCCACCGCCGTCTCTAGTAGTATGGATGTCTCTCCGACTAAATCAGATGGAGTGTCACTTTCCTTAGATGAAACTATGTCTACTTGTGATTCTTTTAAGAGTCCTGACGTTGAGTACATGGACAATACTGATGTCCCAGCCGTTGATTCCGTTGAGAGGAAAACTAAAGCCAGTCTCTGCATTTCAGGTCACCCACCAATTAAAGGTGAGTTCATGGATAAGTTTTTGAGAGTTGCAGCATCTGCTAGTGTTCTTAATTGATTATATTTTGCTTGGTTCCCTTTGTAGGTAGCATATGCAATAGAGATGCACTTGCAGAAATGGAAACAGATAGCGATATCATTGATGTTGATACCGATTTCATGGATCCCCAGCAATGTGCTACAATTGCTTGTGATATTTACAAGCACTTGCGAGCATCTGAGGTGATGAACTTCTTCTTTagtaaaaagtttaaaattctACCATTAcatatttgttcttaattGTTTAATGTTGTTGTTGGTTCAGGCTAAGAAAAGGCCTTCTACAGATTTCATGGAGAAAATTCAGAAGGATGTAAATTCAAATATGCGTGCCATACTGATTGATTGGCTTGTGGAGGTAGCAGAAGAGTATAGGCTTGTGCCAGATACTTTATATTTGACAGTGAACTACATCGATCGATACCTATCGGGAAACTCGATGGATCGACAACGATTACAGTTGCTTGGTGTTGCTTGCATGATGATTGCTTCGTAAGAATTCTCAATACCCCATTAATGATTGGTTGTTGATTTTGATAGTCTGATGTTAAGTAGTAAGTTTGTGTTGTTCTTCCAGAAAATATGAAGAGATCTGTGCACCTCAAGTGGAAGAATTTTGTTACATAACTGATAACACCTACTTCAAAGAAGAGGTATTGCAAATGGAATCTTCTGTCTTGAATTACTTGAAGTTTGAAATGACAGCTCCAACACCGAAATGTTTCTTAAGGTAAAGTCAGTGATTGTGATGTTGGCaatgtttttttgttcaatgaaCTCGTAATTCTGATATATCGATTCGTCATAGGCGATTTGTTCGAGCTGCTCAAGGGTCCACCGATGAGGTTTCGTCGATGCAGCTGGAATGCTTGTCCAACTTCCTAGCTGAATTATCTCTTTTGGAATACAGTATGCTATGCTACGCACCGTCGCTCGTAGCTGCGTCGGCGATCTTCTTGGCGAAGTTCATACTTGTTCCAACCAAAAGACCATGGGTATGATGAGAATCATGTATGTTCTTTGTTACAGAACTCCAACAAACCAATTATACTTATAGAGTATGTATGCTGTTGTTGTGATCTTTGGTACAGAACTCGACCTTGCAGCATTATACACATTATCAGCCATCCGACCTTGTCGAGTGCGTCAAGGATTTACATCGCCTCTGCTGTAACGCCCACAATTCTAGCTTACCAGCCATCAGAGAGAAATACAGCCAGCATAAGGTGAGCATAGTCTTATGATATTAAGTGTTCATTTGATCTTGTAATGTTCTTATACTGACTGATATTTTGATGGCTTTTTGCCTCAGTACAAGCACGTGGCGAAGAAGTATTGCCCTCCGACGATACCGCCCGAGTTTTTCCAGACTCAAACACAGTAGATTTGTACTCCAATGGCGGCTCTGTTGGATTAGTAGCAGCCTGACTTAGCAGCAGCAATTAGAGACTAGAACAAGACTAGAGAGAGACATAAAATACTCCCTTTGTAAGCTTTTGAATGTAGCCATAGCCAATGCCACTGGTTTTTCTACATAATGTCGTTGGGATCTCGGCGGTTTGTTGTAACGTTGTAGCAAATTACTGAATACCAAAATGCTGAGATTTGTACAAAAAAGTGTTCATATGTTGTGAATTGTCGGGAGGGAGTCCGacgtcggctaattaaggaaaGATCATGAGTTTGTAACTAAAAAATACATCTCTATGAGACCTTTTAGTCTAgaaacaaagccatgaaaatttatgttcaaagtgaacaatatcatatcatcgtgCACGTTCGTGATTCCTCGCATGCGGCTAAACTGAAAAGGGCAACTCAGAAATGTCTAAACATTAAAAGCACAGCCATTATTTTTATACCAATATctcaattatatttatatattacatGAGTGTACATGCTAATATGGGCTTTTGGGTTTCGGATGGCCCAGTGACACCATTATGGGCTGCATCGAGGCCCGGTTAAGTCGGGCTTAATTTCATTCTGGGCCTTGTTCTTTTGATTCAGCCAGTGACAATCTTCAAAGCCACAGGGTTCCACGTCATATGAGTTCTGAACGTTGACAGGGCTGATGTAACGTGGGCTCCACGTGGGGGTCCCATCCTCGTAGGAGTTATGAGTCAGCCTCTGAAGATCGGAGCCGTCCATTTTGATGGTGTAGATCTCACCATAGGGTTGATAGTGATGTGGGTTCGAAATTGGCTCCGCAGATATCCCCGCGTTGTCCGTAGTGAACACTAGAACCTTCCCGTCCGGACTCCAATTCGGGTGGTTCGCTCGACCCGCCGAACCGCTTTGAAACAGCTTCCTCAACCCGGTTCCGTTTGGGTGGATCAAGAACAGATCGAAACTTCCGGCACCGGGATTGTGCCGGTCCGATGCAAATGCAATCCAATCGCCGTCTGGCGACCAACTGCACATCGTATCCGTCCACTGGCCCTCTGTAAGCCGGTGAAGTTCTTTGCTCTCGCCTTCGACGGCGTCCATTATGTACAGGTTCTTATAGCCCGATCGTCCCGACCGGAAAACGATCCATTTCCCGTCGGGGGACGGCGATGGGAAGGCGTTGTTTTCACCGTTCTTCGTCAGCTTCTTGATAGAACTCTCGTCATCATCCACGTTGACTGAAATGATATCCACCTGAGAACTCAACGGCGCAAAATCGGGACCGGCGCTGGTGTATACTACACCTTCCCGCACTGGATCCCATGCCGTTGAGAACGCCGCGCCGGGGTAAACCTTCTGTTGATTTGAACCGTCCCGATTGATGACGTATAATCCGGGAAAGTTCACGAAAGCTATACGGTCACCTGCAGGcgaaaaagagggaaaagaacCGTCGATTCTGAACAAGGATAAATTAGAAACAGGGCTACGAACGTTCTCTAAGAACAGGGTATTGCTTTTTCTTCCATTGCTGTCGCCCCTGCACTTGTGGTAACCGATACGAGTCCCGTCGGCGGAGATGAACGGATTGAAATGGTGAGAATTAGGTGAAACCGCTTTTGTCAGCTCCTTGAATTCTCCGGTGACGAGATTGAACAACTCTATGTGGCGGAAAGACGAATCGGGTCTTCTCGTCGCGACAGCGATGAGGTTTTTGTTGGCTGGAGATGTGGCCGGAGTGAACACGTGCAAACCAGGTGGAGTGAGTCGTTCGATTATCACTGAATCGGTAGAAATTTCTCCATCACTCGGGAGAATCGCTCTGTATATACTCAGCCACTGGTCATCGCCTCTCCGGTGAAAATAAAGAGTCGAATCGTCGGCCCAACACGGCCAGCCACCATGTTCGACGACCTTAACGCGACGAGTTCCGTCGCGAGTAAGGAAGATGTATATATCGGTGCTTAGTTCCTCAACTTCGCCGGCCCAGCCCTTCTCGCCGTAGGAAGCTACAGCCGTCCAAACTCCCGACGGAGAAACAGAAGGGCTAAAATCAGCGATTCCATAGGGCGTCAATCGCCGAGTTGTACCCGATCTTAAACTCCTTGAGTACACCGCCGCCCAACTCGTTCTGGACTCGCCAGGGTCCTCGTGAGTCGACACATACACCAAATAATCGCCGCTTAAACTCGGCCGATCTTTGAAGGAAACCCTAACTTCGTTCTTCTGCTCATCATCCAAAAGGGGAATTTGCAGTCGATGAGGAATCTCGAGCGCCGACCGGCGTCTAGCACTAAATCCGGTACCACCGTAAATCGCATCGTAGAAGATTCTGGAGATTCCGTTTCTCTCTGTGACATAAACGAGTTCCAAATCCGGCCGTAAGGACTGTGATTGGTTCgttaaaagagagagaatcgaacatgacgacgacgacgaaggGAAATAGCCATTGAAATTGACGGATTCGCCATCGGTGATTAGGGTTTCATCCGCTGCAGAAGGGGACCTGTTTTCATCGGCCGGGAGGGTAAAGACATCGAAGGCATAGACGGACCTGCCAAGGGTGGTAAATACTATGCTGTTACTACCGGTAGCCGCCGCCGACGACGGCggaaggagagaagaaaactggagaaggaaacagaggaaaacCAGAGGCATGGTGGTAGTGAAGTCAGTTAGAGACTGGAAGGCGCGGAAAATCGCAATGATATGGTACTGTCACCTGTGGTGGAAATAGGGGACACGTTGGCAGATAAGTGGGTCCTACTTATTTAGCATTTTGTGAACGTGGCAACGTCGGATTGGGTCTGGGACACGTTGACAGATAAGTGGGTCCTACTTATGCTGTATTCTACGCTGCGATAAGTTGGGGTTTTCCTAGATGGATTATATTTGATGGCTTGCTTACATTTCTTGTGGCTTTGGTCTTGTGGTCTATGCTTTTGGAGATTCAGTGCATTACGTCGTCATCAATGTATTCAACTCTTCGTATCGGAGATCGAATGCTCGTCGAGAAGGTAAATGTCTTGAGTTCCTTTGGTTTCAAGTTGAGTTTTGGATATATCAATCAAATTATGAATCGACTTTGGTTTCTTCTGTTTTTCTGagatgaattttgaaatttagggTTCGAGAAAGTTTTAGGTGTATTTTTGTGCTTGTGGATTGAGATTTTAGCGTTGTTATGATGAAGCTTGATCGATTCAAGCTTCAAAATTATGTTTCGGTTATTTCTTATTCGAAGAAAGTAGATGAATCGTATATAAAATCTTTGATAATTTCTTGTTAGTAGCTATTTCATAtcaaaggagaaagaatcgaACGTCTTGGAAACAATATGCACATGAACAAGCCAACAAATTTTGATCTCAGTAGTTAAGATGCAGGGATTATTTTCACCTTGATAAGCTTTACAAGACAAGTAGTTGCCTGCCATTTTTTGACCCCTAAAAACTCGTCTTGAACAGTCTGATATAAACTGAAGTAACATAGCTTTAACCTAGGGGTCTCTGGAGCTAGGAGAAAAAAGTAGATGGCCTTTAGGAGAACAAGTTCAGACTCCATATTGTTCATATCCTATGAAATGTTAGTGTCAAAAGCCTGTTAAGGATACGAActtctacaatgatatgatattgtccactttgagtataagctctcgtggctttacttttgatttcttcgaaaggcctcgtaccaatggagataatgtTCCCTACTTTTAAGTCCATGATCCtactcttaattagccaatatggGATTGTTATGAGTTGCATTAGGCCCCTTATTACATCAGGCATTATAACCTTCTGAGACCGGACGCACGTTAGTTTACGAATGACTAACCTACATATCTTCTACCTCAACAGTTTTTCTCTAACATGATCTTGTTGGAAATATGGTGTGCTATAAATCTGGATGCAGAGAAGAGAACGTCGTTGTAAAGAGAGTTGTTGCACAATCCAGAGACATGGTTGAGGTATGGAAGACCCTTCTTATATTAATGCTATGcaactaacaaatattgtctactttaactcattacgtatcaccgtcaacttcacagttttaaaacgcgtctgctagggagaggtttccactcttataaggaatgcttcgttctcctctcaaaccgatgtaggaactcacaatccacctcccttggggcccaacgtcctcgctagcacaccgcttgATGCttgactatgataccatttgtaatagcccaagtctaccgctagtagatattgtctgttttggcctgttatgtatcatcatcagcctcacggttttaaaacgcatatgttggagtgaggttttcacaccttcataagaaatgtttcgttcccctctccaaccgatgtgggaacTCACAGTCCATTTTTTGTACGCTAATAAATGTATACTCATAGCTACCCCTAACAGGTGGCTCTAGCAGTGGGGAATTGGGATGCTTGGTGTATCTAAGGTCCTAGGCTCAAGCACGTACAGAAGATTGCTATCTCTTAGAGCTGGTATTGGTAGGGTTCAAGCCTCTCAGGGATTGGTTCGGGTGAGCTATGAGCATAATGCAAGAAATGGAACTCCACAGTACTCTagttataaaagaaaatatagatTAGTAGTTTTATGTATAACTGGTTCTCATTTTAATTAGTCACTAATTGCTTCTAATCTCATCGATTCCCTAAATGCTTTTCTGGATATTGCACAATGTTCCCGGTTTTATGCTTTTCTGGATATTGCACAATGTTCCCGGTTTTTAACGGAAGGTCATAAACAGTTGACGATGGAGGACCAGAGAGGAGTACTTTACTTGTGTGCCCCAGAAATATCAATTTGTAGCTAAAGAATCGTAGTGTTAAAGCTAAAGAAACTACACATTCATATGGTTCTTATCCAACACCTTCCAAGTATATGAGGGATGCCTCTATTATGTCAATGGAATTGATCAGGATGAAAGCTTCTTAGCAGAGCGGCCAGCATATACCACAAAGGCAACTGTGAGTTTTGTTCAAactctactttcttttttcattgcACTGCATCATCCTGCAAATTTTTATCACAGCAATAAGACTTCTAAAGCACATCCTTAGAGACTTTATAGTCAAACCGAAATCTTCAGGGCGATTTGATTATGCATGATGAACCCATGTTCTTGACCAACTATCTCTAAATTCATGGCATCGATTTTTCTCGCAGCTAACTCGATAACATTCTGCTCAGTTATTGGAATTAGACTTACTTACCCCCTGACTAAAATCATACTAGTTTCCTACTGAATGGGACGTTGAGTTTTTAGTTTGTACTTAGTTTTGCTTGTTCATAACTGGCAGCAAGTTTCAGAAGGCCGTTAACATTCTTGTCAGTTATTGGAATTAGACTTAGTTACACCCCCTAACTACAATTCTACTAGTTTCCTGCTGAATGCGACATCGAGTTTCTAGTTTGTACTTAGTTTTGCTTGTTCTTAACTGGTTATTGGAATTAGACTTACTTACCCCCCCGACTAAAATCATATTAGTTTCCTATTGAATGCGACGTCGAGTTTCTAGTTTGTTCTTAGTCGAGTTTCTAGTTTGTACTTAGTTTTTCTTGTCCTGAACTGGCAGCAAGTTCCAGAAGGCCATGTTTACGTGTCGAGCAACAACCGCAACAACAGCTACGACTCTCATATTTGGTTAGTCTTATTAACTTCATGTTATATTATGTATGTTTGCTGGTTGTTGGTTGGTTCTGATATATAGTTTGCTGTTAATTCTTCAAGGAAAAAGGCTAtttcatttaagtttaaacAGAAAAATTTCTCTCCCAACTTCATTGccatttttcttctactttttgTCATCAAGAACACATCATTGGGAGCTACCTCTGTTCTTGCCccccaaaaataaaatggttattAAATAGGACTAtggagcttttttttttttatcaatataaaactaattttttataaaatagaaatgtTTTTAAACAGGGAATAAAATAGTAAGTGATTATTACTaccttttaaaatatgttattaCTGAGGAATAGgttaaaaaagatattttgcaaaaattgaaataataagaatatCACATCCATTTAAGGCGCTATAGAGCTTGTTTCTGCCCAAATCTGAAAAAGCCCAATTTGAAAGCCCAATTTGAAAAGCCCATTAGGCATTACCATTTGCACGAAGGCATTGGGCTAAATGGATTAGTTGATCCCAGCCATTTtgacctttctttttttaatctttaaatattcttcatttttaacttctttcccttttaattcaaatgtctCTCAATCCCTTATGTATTATCTGATCCGATTGTAAGAAATTATGTTAACGGTAAATCTTTTTAACATTAATGAATGAATCTTTGTGTTCTATGAGTTAAAATAGGCTCATTGGAAATGATCCGTTTACAACTGACATCAGTCGATGGGGATGAAATTCAAACCTATCATCAACAACTTATATCAAGATTTGTTTACACTCCTAGAATTTGCAATATGGATACGCATAACTTAATTAGTCATGCGAAAACGAGTAGCAGCTTTGACATGTCACATCACTTCAATATGATTATACATAATGTAGCGTATTATGCAAAGACAATGAGTTCTATTAGTATTTAGGATAAGGAATGCCTATATGGATATTCAAGGCGGTACGTTTCAAGGGATGACATGTGATGATGATGTGTGAAGATAGTCAATGTCGTGTAGCAATTGGTGAAATATATTATAGGTAACAAAAACATCATCCcattcaattatttgatttggatatatatttattagggCTACAGAGactttaataaataacaataaggACAAAGCACTTAATTGTACCAAGAGACATACAGacagttaaattattaatattcagATAAGATAGCGGCAGTTGACTTTACAACAAATATATTCGAAATTGACCCCACCTCACCCCGTCTGaggttgacatttttcttataataatggagatatataaatattgtttttttttatatgataatatttagtttaaaaattttacttttaaatttgttagattgttttttaatttatattattttgtttcttgtccttttattatttagaaagTCCATTTCCgtccttcaattttttaaaaaataaataatgatttcaAACAGGTAGATTAGCGTACTATaataaacattatattattctCGAGTATGATACAAGCGAATgtgacaaaataataataaagaacaaaaaaaaataattattttgaaaattagaaacttataaatattaaaataaaactaaaactatattttatttttagaaatttcattgaagaaaacaattaATAATGCATAAACTATAGacaattaaatgtttaaatttaaaacttatttcaattatttccaccccttaaaatattttattccaacacgactttattattaaaaaaaatataaaaaaataaaaaaaatccaacgaattaaaattatttaattttccaatGATTGGTATTCCAATTGCCAACGATGAGAAATGCCTTGTTTCTTTCACactatcaaaataatatatatatttttttcccttctcaaaacattatttatttaaaaaaatattggttcccttttaaataaataaatatattttgaccGAAAAGTGgacatgaaaatttgaatttctttttaggacaatttttttaatggggGCAATAgagtaaaattattattttgcagcACAAAAAAAACATGCCAGGGTTGATAAAgtaatttccttttattttattcttcaataaataatttttttttgggtcccAAATCTTTTCCATATATAATACTTAGCTcaacttataaaaaaaaagtcaaacttTTGATCtaagttaataattaaattattgagtATGCATCGTCACCCGTTAATGAGATACTAACATTCAACGGAGAAAACaataacttattaaaaaaataaattaatctattttaaattaatcacACGAGTCATGTTAGGTTAGTTGTCAtttgtcatatatatttttaaacattcgTAAGCACTAATGTTAGGATGAAATGTATACGAGCCACACCTGCAATATTAACTTTTAGGTACAGATACGATGTAATACTAACCATTTAAGCTTTGCTATATCGAGATTTAGTTGACTTTGGTCAACTAGCATGTGTTAACCATTCGACTTTTTAGTGTCAATAACTTGGAGTTGAGTAGCTTCCTTGGCAGTGGATCAAGCCCGAGTATTCCTAAATACCAAAAATGTCAAGCCACCGAATCTTCCATCAAATAGTCGTATATTCATCTTACTCTTAACTAAATCAACTCATCATCATCGAAATACACTGCTCAGGATCACACCATAATTACATCTTCTAAAGCTTTCCACTGTTTGTTTGTTACTCGAGAATTCTATTAACATGGCTAAATTAGGGGGACGATTTTGATACCAGTTattagaatataattaaaataaatataataggatattgtaaaataataaataacatagAATTTGTAACATAAACCACAAATTCATAAAGTTGAGAATTTAACCTAATCTACAACTAATGACCAGAAATATTCTTATAGCttatgaatatattaattcatcaaatatttaattataatttaatttcatgaaagctttttttttttttttttaatttaaattttttttttaaaatcattaattaaataatatttttaagtcTCCACCGAGAAAATTCGCAAATAATGGAACCTATAACAGTCCAACAACCACACAAAATAAgactaattatatatatatatatatatatatatatattattctcaaagtatattttttaaaaaggttttgttaatttaatattcaaCGCAAAAATCCCGTCTCCAGATTTGGCTTTATTTTCATGGTCGACATGTCGTTTTATagtttatcaatttttttaaatccaatttattgttaaatctaaaaaattatttatatctaaccctaaaaataatttgtaaatattaattaaatgtttaaaaataaataagtagaTATTTtaccaattaaattttaataaattagatttattatttatttattacaaaatttaccatttgaatactataattaaaagtgatttttttaaaaaaatttaattaattttttttattattatggctaaattaataaaaatacttataaactttattatttgtctagaaaaaatattattttaaaactttcaaaatttcaactatacccctaattttttttttataaaaaatctaaaaaagactttaattttaaaaataaaattaacatattttacctttatgaaaaagaaaatgcttTCGACAtctcatatattattttcaaactttttaatattactgtTGAAAATTCATTCGAATTTTTTAAACGtgggtaaaaatatttttgaatttttatttaaaaatgttttaaaataaactattcTTTTACCGTGCTACTCAAATTggcatttaaaataaatgaataaatgaaattactTTGGAATCTATTTGTAATGCACTAAATTAGTGGGGGGTCGAAATGGCAAACAAACTTTCTAATTCACTGTGCTAAACAACAAAATGCTAACTAGGGTTACAATGTTAACCCAAATATTTAAAgccttaattaataaattaatgatttaaaaaagtaTCTTATTGGATTCTTTCACCATGAAAAGACCTAATGCTAACCACCAACAATTTTTAGcgataaatttgaatattggAGATTCGCCACGTGTacaccaaaattttaattgtgaCCCCACACCCATTAACCCCTATtactttattaattaattactttaacCCAAAGTCTTCCCTTTGacccaataattttaaattattatacttcaataacatatttatcgtaaattattcatttcttaattatttaaattcataataataatagttttgttttctctcaTCATTTTTTCGTNatatatatatatatatatatatatatatatatatatatatataacatttttacGTATTTTaccaaagaaaatgacaagttaaatcaagaaaaagatcTAACAACGTGTTTGGGTGTAGTACATGTGTGATATCATCTCAGCACCAACCACGACTTTTGCCTACCTACCAATAAACGCACTTCaaacgtaaaaaaaaaatgtaataatttatcatttatcatttatcgtatttattaattttttaaatcatatttttatttatttatttatttaNAGATAGGTTCATCAAtagcaaaaaaataataataataataaaaaagttcaagattctttcatctttcaatttattatt
This window encodes:
- the LOC111808394 gene encoding cyclin-A1-1-like isoform X2, yielding MSAHNRRPSFSSSTSSSLAKRQASSASSSDNVGKVVAVPPHLAKKRAPLGNLTNLKSVSHTAAKSSVPPAMVPCATKAVKARKSSPARTRIANLPAAAHTATLIDVKTTNSIVPSNVPAISRTDATAVSSSMDVSPTKSDGVSLSLDETMSTCDSFKSPDVEYMDNTDVPAVDSVERKTKASLCISGHPPIKGSICNRDALAEMETDSDIIDVDTDFMDPQQCATIACDIYKHLRASEAKKRPSTDFMEKIQKDVNSNMRAILIDWLVEVAEEYRLVPDTLYLTVNYIDRYLSGNSMDRQRLQLLGVACMMIASKYEEICAPQVEEFCYITDNTYFKEEVLQMESSVLNYLKFEMTAPTPKCFLRRFVRAAQGSTDEVSSMQLECLSNFLAELSLLEYSMLCYAPSLVAASAIFLAKFILVPTKRPWNSTLQHYTHYQPSDLVECVKDLHRLCCNAHNSSLPAIREKYSQHKYKHVAKKYCPPTIPPEFFQTQTQ
- the LOC111808394 gene encoding cyclin-A1-1-like isoform X1; protein product: MSAHNRRPSFSSSTSSSLAKRQASSASSSDNVGKVVAVPPHLAKKRAPLGNLTNLKSVSHTAAKSSVPPAIMVPCATKAVKARKSSPARTRIANLPAAAHTATLIDVKTTNSIVPSNVPAISRTDATAVSSSMDVSPTKSDGVSLSLDETMSTCDSFKSPDVEYMDNTDVPAVDSVERKTKASLCISGHPPIKGSICNRDALAEMETDSDIIDVDTDFMDPQQCATIACDIYKHLRASEAKKRPSTDFMEKIQKDVNSNMRAILIDWLVEVAEEYRLVPDTLYLTVNYIDRYLSGNSMDRQRLQLLGVACMMIASKYEEICAPQVEEFCYITDNTYFKEEVLQMESSVLNYLKFEMTAPTPKCFLRRFVRAAQGSTDEVSSMQLECLSNFLAELSLLEYSMLCYAPSLVAASAIFLAKFILVPTKRPWNSTLQHYTHYQPSDLVECVKDLHRLCCNAHNSSLPAIREKYSQHKYKHVAKKYCPPTIPPEFFQTQTQ
- the LOC111808393 gene encoding uncharacterized protein LOC111808393 — protein: MPLVFLCFLLQFSSLLPPSSAAATGSNSIVFTTLGRSVYAFDVFTLPADENRSPSAADETLITDGESVNFNGYFPSSSSSCSILSLLTNQSQSLRPDLELVYVTERNGISRIFYDAIYGGTGFSARRRSALEIPHRLQIPLLDDEQKNEVRVSFKDRPSLSGDYLVYVSTHEDPGESRTSWAAVYSRSLRSGTTRRLTPYGIADFSPSVSPSGVWTAVASYGEKGWAGEVEELSTDIYIFLTRDGTRRVKVVEHGGWPCWADDSTLYFHRRGDDQWLSIYRAILPSDGEISTDSVIIERLTPPGLHVFTPATSPANKNLIAVATRRPDSSFRHIELFNLVTGEFKELTKAVSPNSHHFNPFISADGTRIGYHKCRGDSNGRKSNTLFLENVRSPVSNLSLFRIDGSFPSFSPAGDRIAFVNFPGLYVINRDGSNQQKVYPGAAFSTAWDPVREGVVYTSAGPDFAPLSSQVDIISVNVDDDESSIKKLTKNGENNAFPSPSPDGKWIVFRSGRSGYKNLYIMDAVEGESKELHRLTEGQWTDTMCSWSPDGDWIAFASDRHNPGAGSFDLFLIHPNGTGLRKLFQSGSAGRANHPNWSPDGKVLVFTTDNAGISAEPISNPHHYQPYGEIYTIKMDGSDLQRLTHNSYEDGTPTWSPRYISPVNVQNSYDVEPCGFEDCHWLNQKNKAQNEIKPDLTGPRCSP